A window of Haliscomenobacter hydrossis DSM 1100 contains these coding sequences:
- a CDS encoding DUF6629 family protein, with translation MCFSATASFGASAVLTGIGIFAASKVKEPQQRAFAAIPFIFAVQQFTEGFVWLSLTQASWAEWIRPSSFIFLFFAEVLWPMWIPFAMLVLEKDQRTRRFFRIALALGFIFGMHTLYYLLSNTYDVRIADHHVLYKLHFPLTFVVFTWIAYGIGTVMPTFISTVPKMWVFGLPMALSFLVALFFYPSYVISVWCFFAALMSGFVVVVLMGEREKGK, from the coding sequence ATGTGTTTTTCAGCTACTGCAAGTTTTGGGGCGAGCGCCGTTCTGACCGGGATAGGTATCTTTGCCGCAAGCAAGGTAAAAGAACCTCAACAACGGGCATTTGCCGCCATTCCTTTCATTTTTGCTGTCCAGCAATTTACAGAAGGATTCGTCTGGTTGTCTTTGACGCAGGCGTCATGGGCAGAGTGGATCCGACCGAGTTCCTTTATTTTCCTGTTTTTCGCGGAAGTACTATGGCCCATGTGGATACCCTTTGCGATGTTAGTCCTCGAAAAGGATCAGCGGACGCGGAGGTTTTTTAGAATTGCACTCGCGCTGGGTTTCATTTTTGGGATGCATACCTTGTATTATTTGCTGTCGAATACTTACGATGTGCGGATTGCAGACCACCACGTGTTGTACAAACTCCATTTTCCGCTCACTTTTGTCGTTTTTACCTGGATCGCCTACGGCATAGGGACTGTTATGCCCACCTTTATTTCTACTGTGCCCAAAATGTGGGTCTTTGGCCTGCCAATGGCGCTTTCATTTTTGGTGGCCTTGTTTTTTTATCCTAGTTATGTCATTTCGGTTTGGTGCTTTTTTGCGGCGTTGATGAGTGGGTTTGTGGTGGTGGTGTTGATGGGGGAGAGGGAAAAAGGAAAGTAA
- a CDS encoding MlaD family protein, whose product MKNQNAESVRLGIFVLCGLFLLILTLYFIGKNRGMFTDSFELKTRFRAVNGLMSGNNVRYSGIEIGAVESVIFLNDTSIEVTMNIQTKMRDIIRRNAVASLGTDGLIGNRVVNLFPGKGSAPVAKAGDLLPSREEISTDAMLQTLSRTNDNIAVIAEDLRLTVRHISTSAQLTRLLDDLSLSTNLKASLIHLHETTEQTSTLMSGVTRTFAKATQHEGTLATLFTDTSMAGQFKQTLSNIQTVEENAQKLVQNLDRVISSVDKDLNQRKGTLGALLKDTSITESLRHTLSNVEESSDALRLNMEALKHNFLLRGYFKRMEKKKMNNY is encoded by the coding sequence ATGAAAAATCAAAACGCTGAATCGGTAAGACTGGGCATTTTTGTGCTGTGCGGGCTTTTTCTACTCATCCTGACGCTCTATTTTATTGGCAAAAACCGGGGCATGTTCACCGATAGCTTTGAACTAAAAACCCGCTTCAGAGCGGTCAATGGCCTGATGTCGGGCAACAATGTGCGGTACTCGGGCATTGAAATCGGCGCGGTAGAAAGTGTCATTTTCCTGAACGATACGAGCATCGAGGTGACCATGAACATCCAAACCAAAATGCGCGATATCATCCGGCGCAATGCCGTAGCCAGTCTGGGTACCGATGGTTTGATCGGCAACCGCGTGGTCAACCTGTTCCCCGGAAAGGGTTCAGCACCCGTGGCTAAAGCCGGGGATTTGTTGCCTTCCAGAGAAGAAATCAGCACGGACGCGATGTTGCAAACCCTGTCCAGAACCAACGATAACATTGCGGTCATTGCCGAAGATTTGCGGCTCACCGTGCGCCACATCAGCACCAGTGCACAACTGACCCGCCTGCTGGATGACCTCAGTTTGAGCACCAATTTAAAGGCTTCCCTGATCCACCTGCACGAAACAACGGAACAAACTTCCACTTTGATGTCAGGAGTAACCCGTACCTTTGCCAAAGCGACCCAGCACGAAGGCACTCTAGCTACGCTGTTCACCGATACCAGCATGGCCGGACAGTTCAAACAAACCCTATCCAACATTCAAACCGTAGAGGAAAACGCTCAGAAATTGGTGCAAAACCTGGATCGGGTAATCTCCTCGGTAGATAAAGACCTCAACCAACGCAAAGGCACCCTTGGTGCACTACTCAAAGATACGAGCATCACCGAGAGCTTGCGCCATACCCTCAGCAACGTAGAAGAGAGCAGCGATGCCTTGAGATTGAACATGGAGGCACTCAAACACAATTTTTTGCTCAGAGGGTATTTTAAGCGGATGGAGAAGAAAAAAATGAATAATTACTAA
- a CDS encoding ABC transporter ATP-binding protein, whose translation MKKSNDTLKSVISIQHLYKSFGDNKVLDDFNLELYQGESLVVLGRSGSGKSVLIKCIIGLISPDRGSIDVLGQDVLNIDKIELDKMRTKVGFLFQSNALYDSMTIRENLEFPLRRHSIRLSQAEVDGLVMEALENVGLEHTVDKMPSELSGGMRKRIALARTLILKPEIMLYDEPTTGLDAITSLEIIALMKTIGERYQTSSIIITHDMKCVQLAAQRVAILIDGKCYAEGTYEMLKQSADEKICQFFQ comes from the coding sequence ATGAAAAAGTCAAACGATACGCTCAAGTCGGTCATCAGCATTCAACACCTCTACAAGTCGTTCGGTGACAACAAGGTGCTGGATGATTTTAACTTGGAGTTGTACCAAGGCGAGAGTTTAGTGGTGTTGGGCAGGTCAGGTTCCGGCAAATCGGTTTTGATCAAATGCATCATTGGCCTCATTAGCCCCGACCGGGGCAGCATCGACGTTTTGGGGCAAGATGTGTTGAATATTGACAAAATTGAACTAGACAAAATGCGTACAAAAGTGGGGTTTTTGTTCCAAAGCAATGCCCTTTACGACTCCATGACGATCCGTGAAAACCTGGAATTTCCACTGCGCCGACATTCCATCCGGCTCAGCCAGGCGGAAGTTGATGGCTTGGTCATGGAAGCGCTGGAGAATGTAGGCCTTGAACATACCGTGGATAAGATGCCCTCCGAACTTTCCGGTGGGATGCGCAAACGCATCGCCTTGGCCCGCACCCTCATCCTCAAACCCGAAATCATGTTGTACGACGAGCCCACGACCGGATTAGACGCCATCACCAGTCTGGAGATCATTGCACTGATGAAAACCATTGGTGAACGTTACCAGACTTCTTCCATCATCATCACCCACGACATGAAATGTGTGCAACTGGCTGCCCAACGGGTCGCCATCCTGATTGATGGAAAATGTTACGCTGAAGGTACTTACGAAATGCTGAAACAGTCCGCTGATGAAAAAATTTGCCAATTCTTTCAATAG
- a CDS encoding MlaE family ABC transporter permease: MLHFPPLPKNTRLFLQEAGEMSRFIGRFFVEGVRPRYEVGEFFHQCFVIGYKSLPLIGLTAFIIGLVLTMQLHPTMVYYGIEAQIPAMVGIAIIREIGPIVTSLIFAGKIGSSIGAELGSMKVTEQIDAMEVSGTNPFKYLVVTRTLAAMLTLPFLVIIADAISLYGSFLGVNIYENLSFHLFYEKILDYLFFIDIIPAFVKTFFFGFAIGIIGCFKGYYSNKGTEGVGRSANSAVVVSSVAIFILDLIAVQITDLL, from the coding sequence ATGCTACATTTTCCACCGCTTCCTAAAAACACACGACTCTTCTTGCAAGAAGCTGGTGAAATGAGCCGTTTTATAGGCCGATTTTTTGTAGAAGGCGTACGCCCACGTTACGAGGTCGGGGAGTTTTTCCACCAGTGTTTTGTCATTGGGTACAAATCACTGCCCCTAATTGGGCTTACGGCCTTCATCATTGGCCTGGTGCTCACCATGCAGTTGCACCCCACGATGGTCTACTACGGCATTGAGGCGCAGATACCCGCCATGGTGGGCATTGCCATCATTCGCGAAATTGGCCCCATCGTCACCTCCCTGATTTTTGCCGGAAAAATTGGTTCCAGCATTGGGGCCGAACTTGGCTCCATGAAGGTCACCGAACAGATCGATGCCATGGAGGTATCCGGTACCAACCCTTTTAAATACCTGGTCGTTACGCGTACCCTTGCCGCTATGCTGACGCTGCCGTTTCTGGTGATTATCGCCGATGCTATTTCTTTATACGGTTCTTTTTTGGGGGTCAACATTTACGAAAACCTCAGTTTTCACCTGTTTTACGAAAAAATTCTCGACTACCTGTTTTTCATCGACATCATACCTGCGTTTGTCAAAACCTTCTTTTTTGGTTTTGCCATTGGCATAATTGGTTGTTTCAAAGGGTACTATTCCAACAAGGGTACGGAAGGGGTAGGCCGTTCGGCCAACTCTGCGGTGGTGGTGTCGTCGGTGGCGATATTTATTCTGGATTTGATTGCCGTCCAGATTACAGATTTGTTGTGA
- a CDS encoding FAD-binding protein, giving the protein MANTKIDFIGKWDTFHNNGERDTKMLLNTRLAKAGSMPAIELYKDAAQEIQRLIKAAADEGEGLRAYGSAWSLSHIAHHPDRMQYNRSMNIKMPILPGNLHADSEYQAENLFFIQCGNIIRQISEYLFEHGKSLKTTGASNGQTIAGAISTGVHGSAFDFGAVPDYVVGLNLIVGPNTDDIVYLERASKPALNDAFATQINARVIRNDDLFNAALVGLGSFGFIHGVVIEVEDRYLLKRYVRKIDKETALKVADTLNFEELAAIFPEEIDGNGQARRPYHYKVFINPYKENDPYVLEVWYKNAYHDNYPDPKVVLKKTLYQDLLTLFIKVIGKSPHIIPSLINLLKEQFLPPLDTIVEAPLKDICWNALHQGPAFACSVGIDQRDSSKATALLIELVNKFPIPGICCLRFVKASTASLGFTKFPVTCAMEMDGVLWKGTDQIISPEKFYWKFIETLKENDIPFTLHWGKNAAWDFPGLAEHMYGADAIRNWKTQRSALLGKAMAKVFSNDFLDTLGLSEYIDNVQPMPA; this is encoded by the coding sequence ATGGCAAACACCAAAATAGATTTTATAGGCAAATGGGATACCTTTCACAACAATGGTGAACGCGACACCAAGATGTTGTTGAATACCCGCTTGGCGAAGGCAGGAAGTATGCCTGCAATAGAGCTTTACAAGGACGCTGCGCAAGAAATCCAGCGTTTAATCAAAGCAGCAGCAGATGAGGGAGAAGGGCTCCGGGCTTATGGTTCGGCCTGGTCTTTATCCCATATTGCTCACCATCCAGATCGGATGCAATACAACCGATCCATGAATATAAAAATGCCCATCCTCCCAGGGAACCTGCACGCTGATTCAGAATACCAGGCTGAAAATCTGTTTTTTATACAATGTGGGAACATCATTAGACAAATTTCTGAATACCTCTTTGAACATGGTAAATCGTTAAAAACTACGGGTGCCAGCAATGGGCAAACCATCGCTGGAGCAATTTCAACGGGGGTACATGGTTCAGCTTTTGATTTTGGAGCAGTACCCGATTACGTAGTGGGCCTCAATCTGATTGTTGGGCCAAACACCGATGACATTGTTTATTTGGAAAGAGCTTCTAAGCCTGCGCTAAATGATGCTTTTGCAACACAAATCAATGCCCGTGTAATTCGCAACGATGATTTATTCAATGCCGCTTTGGTTGGGTTGGGTTCCTTCGGGTTTATTCATGGGGTTGTCATTGAAGTTGAAGATCGTTACTTATTAAAACGCTACGTCCGAAAGATCGACAAAGAGACCGCACTAAAAGTGGCTGATACCTTAAATTTCGAAGAGTTGGCCGCTATCTTTCCAGAAGAAATTGATGGGAATGGTCAAGCCCGGCGCCCATATCATTACAAAGTTTTTATCAATCCCTATAAAGAGAATGATCCATACGTGCTTGAAGTTTGGTATAAAAATGCCTACCACGACAATTATCCTGACCCTAAAGTGGTGTTAAAAAAAACCCTCTATCAGGATTTGCTTACTTTATTTATTAAGGTCATTGGGAAAAGCCCCCATATTATTCCAAGCTTGATCAATCTTTTAAAAGAACAATTTCTACCACCCCTGGATACAATCGTGGAAGCCCCTTTGAAAGACATTTGTTGGAATGCGCTTCATCAAGGGCCTGCTTTTGCTTGCTCGGTAGGTATCGATCAACGAGATTCCTCCAAAGCAACCGCGTTATTGATTGAACTGGTTAACAAATTTCCCATACCTGGTATATGTTGCTTGCGTTTTGTAAAAGCGTCTACAGCAAGCCTTGGTTTTACAAAATTTCCGGTTACCTGTGCCATGGAAATGGATGGGGTTTTGTGGAAGGGCACGGATCAAATCATCAGCCCCGAAAAGTTTTACTGGAAATTTATTGAGACTTTAAAGGAAAATGACATCCCTTTTACCCTGCATTGGGGTAAAAACGCCGCCTGGGATTTCCCTGGGTTAGCGGAACACATGTATGGTGCTGATGCGATTAGGAACTGGAAAACCCAGCGCAGTGCATTGCTCGGCAAAGCAATGGCTAAGGTTTTTTCCAATGACTTTTTGGATACCCTTGGTTTGTCAGAATACATTGATAACGTTCAACCCATGCCTGCATAA
- a CDS encoding glycoside hydrolase family 73 protein, translated as MSWSAASSLGGKYWALKNLQWTSTYPLFVLLFVSFQAFAQTPAEEKALKIAYVKKFSWLAIEEMKRTGIPASIKLAQAIVESHSGISSLATEANNHFGLKCGKDWMGQAIYKYDDDRDANGVLVESCFQAYSTIRQSYMSHSAHLSNPAKMDRYGYLFALDILDYRAWAEGLQKGGYSTNPIYANILIQTIEDLGLKELDLRVLRETGYIRP; from the coding sequence ATGAGTTGGAGTGCAGCATCCAGCCTAGGCGGAAAATACTGGGCATTAAAAAACCTTCAGTGGACCTCAACATACCCTCTCTTTGTTTTATTGTTCGTTTCATTCCAGGCTTTTGCCCAAACACCAGCGGAGGAAAAAGCCCTCAAAATTGCTTATGTAAAAAAGTTTTCCTGGCTGGCCATTGAAGAAATGAAACGAACGGGTATTCCGGCCAGCATCAAACTTGCGCAAGCCATCGTTGAATCCCATTCAGGGATCAGTTCGCTCGCCACAGAGGCCAACAACCATTTTGGCTTAAAATGTGGCAAAGACTGGATGGGGCAAGCCATTTACAAATATGACGACGATCGTGACGCCAACGGCGTGTTGGTTGAATCCTGCTTTCAAGCTTATTCCACCATCCGGCAATCCTATATGAGTCACTCCGCCCACTTGTCTAATCCGGCTAAAATGGATCGTTACGGTTATCTTTTTGCCCTGGATATTTTGGATTACCGCGCCTGGGCGGAAGGCTTGCAAAAAGGAGGCTATTCAACCAATCCAATTTATGCGAATATATTGATCCAGACGATTGAAGATTTGGGACTGAAAGAATTGGACTTACGGGTTTTGAGAGAAACGGGGTACATCCGACCCTAA
- a CDS encoding glycosyltransferase family 39 protein, with translation MHTKTLLLVFFIVLKFVLQYFAIAPAYELQRDEYLHLDQARHLAWGYISVPPLTSWVSYLILLLGNGVFWVKFFPALFGALTIWLVWKTIEALNGGLFALCLSATAILCSALVRVNTLYQPNSVDYLCWTLVYYAFVRFVQTEKPRFLYLGAVAFALGFLNKYNIAFLALGLFPALLLTPTRKVFANRNLYLALGLALLLISPNLYWQYSNGFPVLHHMRELSERQLVNVDRADFFKEQILFFIGSVWMWVAGLVAFWLYRPFRPYRFLFFSFVFTMGLFVYFRAKGYYAIGLYPILHAFGALYLEQLLQKGWSAYLRPIALAFPVVIFGMMAQVVLPMRSPVEIIKHPEMYQSLGLLRWEDGKDHPLPQDFADMQGWKELAQKVDRAYAKLSHQHTLVLCDNYGQAGAINFYSKLGIQAVSMNADYINWIPLDKPIVNVILVQESGDEDPNREDEKPIFARVYRVGEIKNPYAREKGAKIYVLEGAKVPIAPILREDIAKEKRGE, from the coding sequence ATGCACACCAAAACCCTTCTGCTGGTATTTTTTATCGTTTTGAAATTTGTCCTGCAGTATTTCGCCATTGCTCCGGCATACGAGTTGCAACGCGATGAATACCTGCATCTGGATCAAGCCCGGCACCTGGCCTGGGGCTACATCTCCGTTCCACCTTTAACTTCCTGGGTTTCTTACTTGATCCTGCTTTTGGGCAATGGGGTGTTTTGGGTCAAGTTTTTTCCTGCACTATTCGGTGCATTGACCATCTGGCTGGTTTGGAAAACGATCGAGGCTTTGAACGGTGGGCTATTCGCACTTTGCCTGAGTGCTACGGCGATCCTTTGTTCGGCTTTGGTGCGGGTCAATACCTTGTACCAGCCCAATTCGGTAGATTACCTCTGTTGGACGCTCGTATATTACGCCTTTGTGCGCTTTGTTCAAACCGAAAAACCCAGGTTCTTGTACCTGGGTGCGGTAGCTTTTGCCCTGGGCTTTTTGAACAAATACAACATTGCCTTTTTGGCCTTGGGATTGTTTCCAGCCTTGTTGTTGACGCCAACGCGAAAGGTTTTTGCCAACCGCAACCTTTACCTGGCTTTGGGGCTGGCTTTACTACTAATTTCACCCAACTTGTATTGGCAGTACAGCAATGGTTTTCCGGTTTTGCACCACATGCGCGAATTGAGCGAACGCCAGTTGGTGAATGTCGATCGCGCTGATTTTTTCAAGGAGCAAATTTTGTTTTTCATTGGCTCCGTTTGGATGTGGGTGGCGGGACTCGTTGCTTTCTGGCTTTACCGTCCTTTTCGGCCTTACCGTTTTTTGTTTTTCAGCTTTGTGTTTACGATGGGTTTGTTTGTGTATTTCCGGGCTAAGGGGTATTATGCCATTGGCTTGTATCCAATTCTACATGCCTTTGGCGCACTATACCTGGAGCAACTCCTGCAAAAAGGTTGGTCAGCTTACCTCCGTCCCATTGCCCTGGCATTTCCAGTCGTCATTTTTGGCATGATGGCTCAAGTTGTTTTACCCATGCGTAGCCCAGTCGAAATCATCAAACATCCCGAAATGTACCAAAGCCTGGGCCTCTTGCGCTGGGAAGATGGTAAAGATCATCCGCTGCCGCAAGATTTTGCCGACATGCAGGGTTGGAAAGAGCTGGCGCAAAAAGTGGATCGTGCTTATGCTAAGTTATCCCATCAACATACCTTGGTGCTTTGTGACAATTATGGCCAGGCGGGCGCGATCAACTTCTATTCCAAACTGGGCATCCAGGCCGTGTCCATGAATGCCGATTACATCAACTGGATTCCGCTGGATAAACCCATTGTCAATGTGATTTTGGTGCAAGAGTCCGGCGATGAAGATCCAAATCGGGAAGATGAAAAACCCATTTTTGCACGGGTGTATCGGGTGGGGGAAATCAAAAATCCTTACGCTCGCGAAAAAGGCGCAAAGATTTATGTGTTGGAAGGGGCAAAAGTGCCAATCGCGCCGATTTTACGGGAGGATATTGCGAAGGAGAAGCGGGGGGAGTGA
- a CDS encoding IS630 family transposase, with protein sequence MLTLKISEADIEQAKYERIHHPLASVRKRMDVLYWTSQGCSRPKVSHISGVHRNSIVNYIKAYHVGGLNQLRSFRYKGPDSRLSEHRLSMEDYFKVHPPRSAKQARAAIMNMTGETLSLDAVRNFMHKLGMKPRKAGHIPAKANPEQQQAFVEDKINKLIAKAQNGRCFLFFVDAAHFTLLPIVSMVWSFARLFIKAASGRDRINVLGALDAVSLKVYSVINTTYVNANTVVELFNMLSSSCEKGVPIYVILDNARYQHCAFVKAWAQVLGIELVFLPPYSPNLNLIERLWKYIKKDVLGNEYFESATLFHQAIVKAMNDINQCSIRKADLASLLTLNFQSFAQNPAR encoded by the coding sequence ATGCTTACCCTCAAGATCAGCGAGGCCGACATTGAGCAGGCAAAATACGAAAGAATTCATCATCCTTTAGCTTCGGTACGCAAGCGTATGGATGTTTTATACTGGACAAGTCAAGGGTGTTCTCGACCAAAAGTCAGCCACATCAGCGGCGTACACCGTAACAGCATAGTGAACTATATTAAAGCCTATCATGTAGGTGGGTTAAATCAACTTCGAAGCTTCCGATACAAAGGACCAGACTCCCGATTGAGTGAACATAGGTTGAGCATGGAGGACTATTTCAAAGTACATCCACCACGCAGTGCAAAACAAGCCAGAGCTGCCATTATGAACATGACAGGTGAGACCTTAAGCCTAGATGCAGTGCGCAATTTTATGCACAAGTTGGGCATGAAACCAAGAAAAGCCGGGCATATCCCAGCCAAAGCTAACCCTGAGCAACAACAAGCTTTTGTAGAGGACAAAATCAATAAACTCATTGCTAAGGCTCAAAATGGTCGGTGCTTTCTTTTTTTCGTGGATGCCGCCCACTTTACTTTGCTTCCCATCGTCAGTATGGTTTGGTCTTTCGCTCGGCTGTTCATTAAAGCCGCTAGTGGACGAGATCGCATTAACGTCTTGGGAGCTTTGGATGCTGTTTCCCTAAAAGTCTACTCCGTTATTAACACTACTTATGTCAACGCCAATACCGTGGTGGAGCTATTCAACATGTTGAGTTCAAGTTGTGAAAAAGGAGTACCCATTTACGTCATTCTGGATAATGCTCGCTACCAGCACTGCGCTTTTGTGAAAGCTTGGGCTCAAGTTCTAGGCATAGAGTTGGTTTTTTTACCTCCTTATTCCCCAAATCTCAACTTGATTGAAAGGCTTTGGAAATATATCAAAAAGGATGTCCTTGGAAATGAATATTTTGAATCGGCTACCTTGTTTCATCAGGCCATTGTCAAAGCCATGAACGACATTAATCAATGCTCAATTCGTAAGGCTGATTTGGCTTCTCTCTTAACACTCAACTTCCAGTCTTTTGCACAAAACCCGGCGCGGTGA
- a CDS encoding oxygenase MpaB family protein — protein MRKTQFLAKLAPLDAQADHLEISRLVAYYDFPWDTTRALELALFRTFAVPSIGNLLYKTQEFTRRTQKRYDDTDLLLSEIIEHGYDSERGQAALSRMNQLHGHFHISNEDMLYVLSTFVIEPYRWNLRFGYRISTEKELDAGHRLWFEMGTRMGITAIPDTFRALEQFNIAYEKVHFSYSEGGRKVADATLNLMLSWFLPRFCWPLARPFVLAIMDEPLLQALQYPVPPKAFRLAINGLMSIRKRMLAFIPLPKQPKLHTKKKNRTYAQGYALEDLGAKK, from the coding sequence ATGCGCAAAACCCAATTCCTCGCCAAACTCGCTCCACTCGACGCCCAAGCCGATCATCTGGAGATCAGCCGCCTTGTGGCTTATTACGACTTTCCCTGGGACACTACCCGTGCCCTGGAATTGGCGCTTTTTCGCACATTTGCTGTACCGAGTATTGGTAATCTGTTGTACAAAACCCAGGAATTCACCCGCCGTACCCAAAAGCGTTACGACGATACTGATCTGCTCTTAAGCGAAATTATCGAACACGGTTATGATAGTGAGCGCGGGCAGGCTGCGCTCAGCCGCATGAACCAGTTGCACGGCCATTTCCACATTTCCAATGAAGACATGTTGTACGTGTTGTCCACTTTTGTCATTGAGCCTTACCGTTGGAACCTGCGTTTTGGCTACCGCATCTCCACGGAAAAAGAGCTGGACGCCGGGCACCGATTGTGGTTTGAGATGGGTACGCGGATGGGCATAACGGCCATTCCCGATACTTTTCGAGCACTGGAACAATTCAACATCGCTTACGAAAAGGTTCATTTTTCTTACTCCGAAGGCGGGCGCAAAGTAGCGGACGCCACGTTGAATCTGATGCTGAGCTGGTTCTTACCGAGGTTTTGTTGGCCCTTGGCGCGCCCGTTTGTATTGGCCATCATGGATGAGCCTTTGTTGCAAGCCTTGCAGTATCCCGTACCACCAAAAGCTTTTCGTTTGGCCATCAATGGGCTGATGTCGATCCGGAAACGGATGTTGGCTTTTATTCCCTTACCCAAACAACCAAAGCTTCATACCAAAAAGAAAAACAGGACATATGCGCAAGGATATGCGTTGGAGGATTTGGGGGCAAAGAAGTAG
- a CDS encoding serine hydrolase domain-containing protein, with amino-acid sequence MKAYPMLFLAAFFALCACENTEQQISPRQDCTTPNFNVQHPLAGTLQGLIDSFVAEGLPGAVVAIKDANGLWTGASGLAKLEDNTPMRPCQVQHAYSVSKTFTATAALRLRDKGLLKLDEPIASYLPESIARRLTQAREVTVRMLLNQTSGYHEFHDDIKRLSDLLNRPTQPWTREELLEYVIEKPLYFPPGTDWAYSNTNYLLLTYVLEKASGKDHAQVIKEEILDPLQLKNTHYKLQPDYPAQLPLPNHYWDRFANGKLENCTETNLNIACYSGYGEDGILATPLDLVTFMDALVNGKLLSAQSWKDMTTWVQGKQSSEPDYGLGLVWVNFGGGQHEIGHYGGGIGGQCSLIYLPEQKATIFTSTNVGRESGGKFAFLSSMLVNRIPERLSLRR; translated from the coding sequence ATGAAAGCTTATCCTATGCTATTCCTGGCGGCATTTTTTGCTTTGTGCGCCTGCGAAAACACTGAACAACAAATTTCACCCCGGCAAGATTGCACCACACCGAATTTTAACGTCCAACACCCTCTGGCCGGAACACTCCAAGGCTTGATCGACAGTTTTGTTGCCGAGGGCTTACCGGGTGCGGTAGTGGCCATCAAAGACGCCAATGGCCTGTGGACCGGAGCCAGCGGCTTGGCCAAACTCGAAGACAACACGCCCATGCGTCCCTGCCAGGTGCAACATGCCTACAGCGTGAGCAAAACCTTTACTGCCACCGCGGCGCTGCGCCTGCGCGACAAGGGTTTGTTAAAACTGGATGAACCGATTGCCTCCTATCTACCCGAGTCAATCGCCAGGCGTTTGACCCAGGCCCGGGAAGTTACGGTGCGCATGTTGCTCAACCAAACCTCCGGCTACCACGAGTTTCACGACGACATCAAGCGGCTTTCCGATTTGCTCAATCGCCCCACTCAACCCTGGACACGGGAAGAACTGCTGGAATATGTAATCGAAAAGCCGCTGTATTTTCCGCCGGGAACGGATTGGGCTTATTCCAATACCAACTATTTGCTCCTGACTTATGTGTTGGAAAAAGCCAGCGGCAAAGACCATGCCCAGGTCATCAAAGAGGAAATTCTCGACCCCCTTCAATTGAAAAATACCCATTACAAACTACAACCCGATTACCCCGCCCAATTGCCACTGCCCAATCACTACTGGGATCGGTTTGCCAACGGGAAGCTGGAAAATTGCACTGAGACCAACCTAAACATTGCCTGCTATTCCGGTTATGGTGAAGACGGCATCCTGGCCACACCCCTTGATTTGGTGACATTTATGGATGCCCTGGTCAATGGCAAGCTGTTGAGCGCCCAATCCTGGAAAGACATGACCACCTGGGTGCAAGGCAAACAGTCGAGTGAACCCGATTATGGACTCGGTTTGGTTTGGGTCAATTTTGGTGGCGGGCAGCACGAAATCGGCCATTACGGTGGCGGGATTGGTGGACAGTGTTCCCTGATTTACCTACCGGAACAAAAAGCTACCATTTTCACCTCCACCAACGTGGGTCGCGAAAGTGGCGGGAAGTTCGCTTTTTTGAGCAGTATGCTGGTCAATCGGATACCCGAACGTTTGTCCCTTCGACGGTAA